Below is a window of Picosynechococcus sp. PCC 7002 DNA.
AACATCTTGAAAAGTTTTGTGAATCTCAATTCATTTTTTCGAAGATTTACAAATTCATCAGAGCTTCAGAGAGTTTAAGTCTAGAAAAATCGCTCTAATCTTAATCTCTGACTAGCAGTCAATGCCTGAAAGCCTCGATCTCGCTAAAAAGTTTTAATCCATCGCTCACTTACGCTTAATTGCACAGTACACAATAGAGGAAACTATGAAACAGAGCGCTACTCGCCTCCGTACCTTATCTTTGGGTCTTGCTGGCCTCACCCTTACCGCTGCACTTGCAGCTTGTAACACTACCCAAACACCGACTGAAGGCACTGGCACAACTGATGCTCCTGCAGATAGTGCGTCTGGTTTGTCTGGCGATGTCCTCATTGATGGTTCTAGTACCGTTTTCCCGATTACCGAAGCCATGGCCGAGGAATTCCAAATCGCAAACCCCGATACCCGCGTAACCGTTGGGGTTTCCGGGACTGGTGGTGGATTTTCTAAGTTCTGCGCTGGCGAAACTGATATTTCTAACGCTTCCCGCCCGATTTCCACCGAAGAAATCGAAGCTTGTGAACAGGCTGGCATCGAATATATCGAAATTCCCGTCGCCTATGACGCTATCTCCGTGGTTATTAACCCCGAAAACGATTGGGCCACTTGTTTAACCACCGAAGAATTGGCTAGCATTTGGTCTCCTGATTCTCAAATTAACAACTGGAGTCAAGTACGGGAAGGCTTCCCGGATGCTCCCCTCACTCTCTATGGGCCAGGGACTGACTCTGGAACTTTCGACTACTTCACCGACGCCATCAATGGTGAAGAAGGGGCTAGCCGGGGTGATTACACTGCCAGTGAAGATGACAACGTTGTTGTCCAAGGGGTTGTGAATGATCCCAACGCCATGGGCTATTTCGGTTTGGCTTACTACGAAGAAAATGCTGATAACTTGAATGCGGCGGCCATTGATGACGGCGATCCCAGCAATGGTGATGGCTGTGTGGCTCCTAGCACTGCGACGGTAGACGACTCTACCTATCAGCCTTTGGCTCGCCCTATTTTCATCTACGTTAGTGCAGCGTCTTTGGATGAGAAGCCCCAGGTTCAAGCCTTCATGGACTTCTACACGGCTGAAGAAAATTCTTCCCTCGTTTCTGAAGTTGGCTATGTTGCCCTCAATTCTGAAATCTACGCCAAGGCCCAGGAACGCCTTGCTGCTCGCACCACTGGTTCGATCTTTAATGGTGGTTCCACCGTCGGTGTTCGATTGGGTGAAGTTCTCTAGGTTTTATTTTTAGGTTTCGCTGGGGAGTGGGGCAGATTCATTCAGAAAAGGCCCGACTCCCTTTATGCTTTGAATGAATACCGCTGTTTTGCAGTGGTGTTGGTAGATAAATCATAAGTATTTAAAGATTATGACAACTAGTCCTTTCCCCCCCCTTGCTGATGCGGGACTCTGGCGGACAACACGGACATTTAGTAAATGGAGCCAACGTTTAATCGTGGGGCTTTTTGGTTTATTTGCCCTGGTGTCAGTGTTAACCACGTTTGGAATTGTCATCACATTGGTCGTCGATGCGGCGGGCTTCTTTAATGAGGTTTCCCTGTTTACTTTCCTAACAGATACCCGCTGGACACCACTATTTGTCGATCCACAATTTGGTATTTTTGTGCTGGTTTCTGGCACCCTGATGACGACGGCGATCGCCATTTCCGTGGCCTTGCCGTTGGGTCTGTTGGCCGCTATTTGCTTAAGTGAATATGCTTCCCCTGGGATCCGAAAATGGCTCAAGCCCGCCCTCGAAATTCTGGCAGGGGTGCCCTCCGTTGTCTATGGTTATTTTGCCCTGTTATTGGTGACCCCAGCGCTACGGGCGATTATTCCAGGGCTTTCTCCCTTCAATGCCTTGAGTGCCGGTTTAGTGTTAGGGATTTCAATTTTGCCCTTGGTTGCCTCCCTCAGTGAAGATGCAATCTATGCCGTGCCCGATAGCCTACGTCAAGGTTCCTACGGACTGGGGGCCACCAAACGAGAAACCATCGTGAATGTCGTCTTACCCGCCGCCTTGTCCGGGATTGTTTCTTCCTTTATTTTGGCCATTTCTAGGGCCGTCGGAGAAACAATGATTGTGACTATTGCCGCTGGTTTAAACCCGACCCTCACCCTCAATCCCACGGTGCCCATCGCCACCATGACTGCTTTTATTGTTCAAGTTAGTCTTGGGGATGCCCCGGCTGGCAGTTTGGCTTTTAAGACCATTTATGCCGTTGGTTTATCTTTATTCTTAATCACCCTGACCCTAAACATCCTCAGTTACTGGGTTGTGCGTCGCTATAGACAGAAATACGAATGAATAGTAACCCTCCCAATTCTCAAAATACGAACACCCTGTTTGATACTCGTCTTAAAACCCGTTACCGCTGGGATACCGCATTTCAAACTCTCAGTTGGATCGCTGTAATTTTAAGCATTGTGGTGCTGGCCGTTCTCTTGATCGACGTTTTTTTCGATGGTCTGCCGCGCCTCGATTGGAAATTGTTAACTTCCTTTCCCTCTAGACGCCCTGAAGATGCTGGCCTCAAATCAGCCCTTGTCGGGACAATTTGGTTGATGATCCTAACTGCCATAATCACCTTTCCCATCGGTGTGGGTGCGGGGATCTTCCTAGAGGAATTTTCCGCTGAAAATACTTTCACGAAAATCATTGAAGTCAACATCAACAATCTCGCTGCCGTTCCTTCAATTATTTATGGTCTTTTGGGACTACAGGTTTTTGTCCGGCTCCTTTCTCCAATGACAGGGGGACGCAGTGTTTTAGCTGGTGCTTTAACCCTCAGCCTATTGATTTTGCCCATTGTGATTGTCGCAACCCGCGAAGCTCTCAAGGCTGTACCCGATAGCCTCAGACAAGCTGGTCTAGCCCTCGGAGCGACCAAATGGCAGGTGGTACGGGAGCAAATTTTCCCCCTCGCTCTCCCCGGAATTTTAACAGGGACTATCTTGGCCCTTTCCCGTGCAATCGGTGAAACAGCCCCGCTAATTACCCTAGGGGCCTTGACCTTTATCGCTTTCTTGCCCTCTTTATCCCTAGAAGGGCTCCAGACGCCATTTACGGCGCTGCCGATTCAAATCTTTAACTGGGTTTCCCGCCCCCAAGAAGAGTTTCACACGGTGGCAGCAGCGGGGATTATTGTTTTGATGGTGGTGTTATTGGCGATGAATGGCACAGCTATTTTTCTCCGGAATAAGTTCCAGAAATAAAGCTCTAAAACAAAATTGAGATTGATAAATTAGATCCTCCAGGGTATGGAGGATTTCTTTTTGCGTTATTCGACGAAAGCTCTCGCGAAAGCTTTTATTTTTCTTCGGGTAAGAGCCATGTCCGCAATCCCAAAATGAGCAAAAAGGCCATGACATCAGCGGTAATGAGAAAAGCAATCCAGTTTTGATCCATGGTGACTGAGCTCCGGTGTCCTAGATATTGTTTTCAGGCTATGCAATCTAGGTAAACTATACTCTTATATCTATGGATTGGGGCAAAGAAAAACCTCAAAAATTTTGAGGGCTGTGATTAGATTTTGTTATTTATTGGGGGGTGGGGTTAGCCAACTGAATGAACATCGCCCCCTGGATTTGGCGATCGCCGGTTTGAAGTTGGAGAAAGCGGGCCGTTAAACCCCGGTCTTGGAAGATCCGCAGATTGAAGCGGCGGCTAAACCCCTGGGCAAAGCCATTAAGGAGGGGCGGAGGGAGGGGTTGATCATTCACTGCCCCTTCAAAGTCTGTGAGTTGGAATTGGCTACCAGATGCAAGGCCGAGGGTAAAACTGAGTTGGAGCGTCGCCCGCTCTGCTTCGCCTGTTTCGGGATTGATCTGGAACATTTCTCCGGTGAACTGGAGACGGTTTTCGCCGAGGAAATCGACGGTGGCATTTTCTAATTGGAAACGGGGTGGATTGGTGCTGCCGGGACGGGTGAGCAGACGATTAATGAGAGGTTGTATCAAGGCCGTAACTTGTGGAGACGTTAAGGCTTGATTGAGATCAGTTTCGGTGAGAACAAAGCGCACGCCTGCCTGGAGGGGCTGATCCAAAACACCGGGGCCAGGTTTGCCACTGCGAACTTTAGCCAGGTCAAAACTGAGGGGATCGGTTTCAAGTTCTAGCACCTCAAAACGTAGGCCAGGAAAAAGTTCAACGCCACGACTAGCAATCTGAACGCGGTCAATTTTGCCCTTGAGAAGTTGGTGACTAGGAACATTATCGACCCGTACTTCAAAGGTTTCTGCGGCTTGGAGGCGATCGCCAATGCGTTTACCGCTGACCTCCTCTAGGATCAAGCCCACTGGGGAAAGGGCTGTCAGAAAACCGGACATCAAGATTGCGAGAAATTCCATGGTGCGCCCCAGGCTGATGGTTCGTCCTTAACTTTAGCTGAAAATTTCTAAGAGACAAGCAATTTTAAATCCGCATTGACCGCAGACACAGTCGCTTGCCGCTGGTCATTGGTGGTATGGCTCAATTCAATTTGGTAATAAGATTCCGGGAGATAGGGTAAGCGTTCTGACCATTCAATGACCGTCAGGCCAGGGTCACATTCTTCGCCTTCCCAGTAGGTTTCGGGGTAGAGACCATCGACTTGGGCAGGTTCAAGACGGTACAAATCCAAGTGATAGAGGGGAATGCGTCCGGTGTGGTATTCGTTCACCAGGGTAAAAGTCGGACTGGCGATCGCCTCGGTAATTCCCAAGCCGAGACCGATGCCCTGGGTGAGGGTTGTTTTTCCGGCCCCTAGATCGCCCTTGAGCAAGATTACTGAATTTTCTGGCAACCTTTGCCCTAGCTTTACCCCAAGAGCTTGGGTGGCGGCTGCATTTTCTAACAGAATAATTTCTGCCATTGATCGCTTTAATTTACCAATTGTCTTGATAGTCTTCGAGGAGCTTGAGCAGATCCCCTTGGCCGGCGGTGGGGATCAGTTGGGCCAGGGTGACAAAAGCTTGTTTA
It encodes the following:
- a CDS encoding PstS family phosphate ABC transporter substrate-binding protein; its protein translation is MKQSATRLRTLSLGLAGLTLTAALAACNTTQTPTEGTGTTDAPADSASGLSGDVLIDGSSTVFPITEAMAEEFQIANPDTRVTVGVSGTGGGFSKFCAGETDISNASRPISTEEIEACEQAGIEYIEIPVAYDAISVVINPENDWATCLTTEELASIWSPDSQINNWSQVREGFPDAPLTLYGPGTDSGTFDYFTDAINGEEGASRGDYTASEDDNVVVQGVVNDPNAMGYFGLAYYEENADNLNAAAIDDGDPSNGDGCVAPSTATVDDSTYQPLARPIFIYVSAASLDEKPQVQAFMDFYTAEENSSLVSEVGYVALNSEIYAKAQERLAARTTGSIFNGGSTVGVRLGEVL
- the pstC gene encoding phosphate ABC transporter permease subunit PstC: MTTSPFPPLADAGLWRTTRTFSKWSQRLIVGLFGLFALVSVLTTFGIVITLVVDAAGFFNEVSLFTFLTDTRWTPLFVDPQFGIFVLVSGTLMTTAIAISVALPLGLLAAICLSEYASPGIRKWLKPALEILAGVPSVVYGYFALLLVTPALRAIIPGLSPFNALSAGLVLGISILPLVASLSEDAIYAVPDSLRQGSYGLGATKRETIVNVVLPAALSGIVSSFILAISRAVGETMIVTIAAGLNPTLTLNPTVPIATMTAFIVQVSLGDAPAGSLAFKTIYAVGLSLFLITLTLNILSYWVVRRYRQKYE
- the pstA gene encoding phosphate ABC transporter permease PstA, whose product is MNSNPPNSQNTNTLFDTRLKTRYRWDTAFQTLSWIAVILSIVVLAVLLIDVFFDGLPRLDWKLLTSFPSRRPEDAGLKSALVGTIWLMILTAIITFPIGVGAGIFLEEFSAENTFTKIIEVNINNLAAVPSIIYGLLGLQVFVRLLSPMTGGRSVLAGALTLSLLILPIVIVATREALKAVPDSLRQAGLALGATKWQVVREQIFPLALPGILTGTILALSRAIGETAPLITLGALTFIAFLPSLSLEGLQTPFTALPIQIFNWVSRPQEEFHTVAAAGIIVLMVVLLAMNGTAIFLRNKFQK
- a CDS encoding LmeA family phospholipid-binding protein, whose protein sequence is MEFLAILMSGFLTALSPVGLILEEVSGKRIGDRLQAAETFEVRVDNVPSHQLLKGKIDRVQIASRGVELFPGLRFEVLELETDPLSFDLAKVRSGKPGPGVLDQPLQAGVRFVLTETDLNQALTSPQVTALIQPLINRLLTRPGSTNPPRFQLENATVDFLGENRLQFTGEMFQINPETGEAERATLQLSFTLGLASGSQFQLTDFEGAVNDQPLPPPLLNGFAQGFSRRFNLRIFQDRGLTARFLQLQTGDRQIQGAMFIQLANPTPQ
- the tsaE gene encoding tRNA (adenosine(37)-N6)-threonylcarbamoyltransferase complex ATPase subunit type 1 TsaE — encoded protein: MAEIILLENAAATQALGVKLGQRLPENSVILLKGDLGAGKTTLTQGIGLGLGITEAIASPTFTLVNEYHTGRIPLYHLDLYRLEPAQVDGLYPETYWEGEECDPGLTVIEWSERLPYLPESYYQIELSHTTNDQRQATVSAVNADLKLLVS